A stretch of the Lolium perenne isolate Kyuss_39 chromosome 3, Kyuss_2.0, whole genome shotgun sequence genome encodes the following:
- the LOC127341945 gene encoding GDSL esterase/lipase At5g45920, translated as MRPRLVLFGDSITEQSFATGGWGAALADHFARQADVVLRGLSGYNTRWALKVLDRAMEGAAAGGADPEAVTVFFGANDANLPDRSQGHQHVPLAEYQDNLRAICAHFKNKWPSAATILITPPPIYEPARIRHIYGDNDPSRQPERTNEAAGTYAQACIAVAKELDHPVIDIWTRMQQFPDWQTSALCDGLHFTPFGNKILFDEVLKTLGSIGLSQQSLRSDLPLYHEIDPKDPLKAFEI; from the exons ATGCGGCCGCGGCTGGTGCTCTTCGGCGACTCCATCACCGAGCAGTCCTTCGCCACCGGCGGCTGGGGCGCCGCCCTCGCCGACCACTTCGCCCGCCAG GCGGATGTGGTGCTGCGCGGGCTCAGCGGGTACAACACGCGATGGGCGCTGAAGGTGCTGGACAGGGCCATGGAGGGGGCTGCCGCCGGGGGCGCGGACCCGGAGGCCGTCACGGTCTTCTTCGGCGCCAACGACGCCAACCTGCCCGACCGGTCACAGGGGCACCAGCATGTGCCGCTGGCGGAGTACCAGGACAACCTCCGCGCGATCTGCGCCCACTTCAAG AATAAGTGGCCCTCTGCTGCTACCATACTCATCACCCCTCCACCAATCTACGAGCCCGCGAGGATCCG ACACATATATGGAGATAATGATCCTTCAAGACAGCCTGAAAGAACAAATGAAGCTGCTGGCACTTATGCACAGGCATGCATAGCTGTTGCTAAAGAACTGGATCATCCAGTTATAGACATCTGGACGCGGATGCAGCAATTTCCTGATTGGCAGACATCTGCATTATG TGACGGACTTCATTTCACCCCGTTTGGAAACAAGATTCTGTTCGACGAGGTCCTCAAGACCCTGGGAAGCATTGGCTTGAGCCAGCAGAGTCTCCGGTCGGACCTCCCTCTCTACCATGAAATCGACCCCAAGGACCCGTTGAAAGCATTTGAAATTTGA